The DNA segment AAATATCCTCCTTCCAGAATGCCTCCAATCTCCCTGGGCAGGCCATTGAATGGGTGAGGATTACCATGCCTTACGACAGCATCCGCTTTTCCGATCCGGGACCGACGGCGCTTCTGGCGGTGGGCGTGCCGCCGCCACGGCCCGAGGCCCGTGTCGGTCGCTCCGCCGGCCATGTGACCAGTGTGCCCACCTTGGGCCAGGCCCTGGACATCGTCTGCGAGTGCCGCCATCCCGACGTCGACGTCGTCCTTCTTTCGCTATCCTTGCCCGACGTGCAGGGAGCCGATGCCCTCGAGAGCTTCCTCGCCGAGGCCGGGGACATCCCGGTCGTGGTCGTGGTGAGCCCCGACCAGGAAGAGTTGGGCATGCAATGCGTGGCCTTGGGGGCCCAGGACTATCTGGTGGCCGAGGCCGGCGAATTGCCTCCGCTCGCCTGGCATGTGGCCCAGGTGGCGGCGCTGCACTGGCGCCGCGAGCGCGAGTTGGAGAAGGCGCGGGAGGAGGCGGAGGAAGCGACCCGGCTCAAGGACCGGTTCGTCGCCCTGGTCGCTCATGATCTGAGGGGCCCCCTGGGGGCGATCATCGGATTGTTGCAGTTGATGACCATCCGTCAGGACATTCCACTGCATCCGACTCATGCGGAAAACCTGCGCTTCATCGTCGACAACGGCGCCATCCTCCTCGACGTGATCGAAGACCTGCTCAACGTCAGCAAGCTGCAGACCGGCAAGATCACTCCGGCGCCTCGCTTCCTTGACGGCCACTACCTGGTGGAGATCGCGGCCAACAAGGTGGCGCTTCTGGCCGACCAGAAGGGAGTCGCGATTCGCAACCGAGTGCCTCCCGGTTCCCGGCTTTTCACCGACGGAACCTTGTTCGGGCAAGTCTTGCAGAACCTCCTGTCCAACGCGATCAAGTTCAGCCATCGGGGCGGCGAGGTGGACATCTTTGCCCCGCCCGAGGCTCCGACCACCATCGCCGTGCGCGACCAGGGGGTCGGAATTCCGGCGGCCATCATCCCGAAACTCTTCGTGCTCGAAGAAAAGATTTCAACCGACGGAACCGCCGGCGAGAAGGGCACGGGCTTTGGCTTGCCTCTCAGCAGCCGAACCATGGAAGCCCTGGGTGGCCTCCTGTCCGTGGAAT comes from the Magnetospirillum sp. WYHS-4 genome and includes:
- a CDS encoding hybrid sensor histidine kinase/response regulator, with product MQCVALGAQDYLVAEAGELPPLAWHVAQVAALHWRRERELEKAREEAEEATRLKDRFVALVAHDLRGPLGAIIGLLQLMTIRQDIPLHPTHAENLRFIVDNGAILLDVIEDLLNVSKLQTGKITPAPRFLDGHYLVEIAANKVALLADQKGVAIRNRVPPGSRLFTDGTLFGQVLQNLLSNAIKFSHRGGEVDIFAPPEAPTTIAVRDQGVGIPAAIIPKLFVLEEKISTDGTAGEKGTGFGLPLSSRTMEALGGLLSVESAEGKGSTFFAALPGVEPRVLVVDDDPVFRRMLALNLRGIGIEPATAENGQEALDHVTEHGLPHLIITDVNMPKMDGLQLLRTLKRDARTERVPIIVVTADANLETRREVLGLEADDFTVKPLVVEDFIPRVRRFVG